The window ACTCCATAAATCGGTCGAGGAGAGGGGAGAGCGGGGATGTTGGGTCTGTGGTGGTCATGAGGTGATTTTAGCAGTATTAGGAATAGATTACTAGGGGATTTTGGATTTTAGATTCTGGATTTTAGATTGAAGACAGGGGCCTGAGAGATTTGAAATTTCAAATCTGAGATTTGAAATTGGTGACTCACTGGACCCTCAGCGCATCGGTAAGCCGTGGAGTGAAAGCGAGTTGAGGCCGCCAGATCTCGGGCTGAAGATGGAAGATATAAGTGGAATTCCAATCGTAAACAAGGAGTAAAAAGAAACCGCCCCGGCGAGTTGCCTCACCGGGGCGGGATGTTTCTGCTATGCGCTAGTCTTTCATGGTGATGTCGAATTCGGCGCGACGATTGAGCTTGCGGTTAGCAGCACTGTCGTTCGCAACAGCCGGCTTCGTTTCACCAAGGCTTGTGGACGTGATACGGGCTTCCGCAATACCGTTCTCCACCATGTACTTCTTCACGGCGTCGGCGCGGCGCTGACCAAGACCCTGGTTGTACGCATCGCTTCCGAGGTCGCAGGTGTGACCCGTGATGGCGATGGTGTCATTCGGGTACTTCTTGAGTTCCGCGATGACCTTGTCCACTTCAACTTTACCTTCGGGCTTCAACACGGCCTTGTCGAAATCGAACAGGACGTTGTTGAAGAGCGTCTTCTCACGCTTCACCGGAGGAGGTGGAGGTGGAGGAGGCGGAGGAGGCGGAGGCGGAGGCGGCGTTGCCTGACACATGTTGTAGACTACGCCGCGGTTGCCCCACAGTTCCTCATCGTTGTTATTGGAAGCGGCTTCCTTGGGCCACCACCAGTAACCGGAACGCGGGCCTTTGTCGCAAATCGCCGCACCCGTGTCGGGTACAGCTTCAGGGGTTGCCCCGGTGTGACACCACCAGGACATGTCGTCCCAAACTTTGGGACCGCAGGTAGAAGCGGCTGCGCTGCCCGCGAGCAGCATCACCGCAACTACTGCAATGGTGAGATGTTTCATACTGGTCTTCTCCTTCTTCCGCTAGCAGAAAACGTTGCAGCTACCATTTAACCACAAAGAGGTTACGCTGTCAAGTTTGGCTGTCAGAACTGCGAAAACAGCGGAGCTTGGCATCTATTCTTGTGGCAAAACGGTTTGGCGCGTGGCGCCTTATCCAACACCTCGAATTTTACCATATCCACCAGCTTCGCACAAGAGCCGTCTATTGGGGAGCATAGCGCGTGCGCGTGGTTGCGCCAAGGCGTAAAGGCAGGCAATGCGGCTCGGTTTCGTGTGGAGAATTTGACAACGTGCGGTATGCTCAGTAGTATTCGCCGTTCAATTGTGGCGCGGAAATAAAGGCATTCTTCGCGCAGGAGACACAGCAATGCACCCCTTTCGTACTCAGACGTGTGGAGAGCTACGTCCGTCCGACGTAGGTAAAGAAGTCCGGCTCGCGGGTTGGGTTCACCGGAAACGCGACCATGGCGGCGTGATATTCATCGATTTGCGCGATCATTACGGATTGACGCAAGTTGTGGTGAATCCCGAGCAGGGATTTTTTGCGGACGCGGAGCAGGTGCGTCAGGAGAGCGTGATCATCGTAACGGGCACCGTGGTGGCGCGCACGCCGGAGACCGTGAATTCAAACCTTGCGACGGGCGCGATCGAAGTGGTTGCTTCGGGATTCCACGTGGAGTCTCTGGCGGAACCGACGCCGTTCCCGGTCAATCAAGAGTTGGAGTATCCGGAAGAGACGCGGCTGTCGTACCGTTTCCTCGATCTGCGGCGCGAGCGGTTGCACGCGAACATCCTCTTGCGCTCGAAGACGGCGCAGTTGGTGCGCGCGCACCTCACGGAGCGCGGTTTTACGGAATACCACACGCCGATCCTGACCAGTTCGTCGCCGGAAGGCGCGCGCGACTACTTGGTGCCAAGCCGCGTGTATCCCGGGCAGTTCTACGCGTTACCGCAGGCGCCGCAACAGTTCAAGCAATTGCTGATGATCTCGGGCTTCGACAAATACTTCCAGATTGCCCCGTGTTTCCGCGATGAAGATTCGCGCGCGGACCGGAGTCCCGGCGAGTTCTACCAGATCGATATCGAAATGAGCTTCATTACGCAGGACGATCTTTTCAAAGAGATCGAAATGCTGTTGGGGCGTATCTTCGGCGAGCTATCGAACAAGCGCATTCTCGCGAACCCGTTCCCGCGCATCGCCTATCGCGATTCGATGGAGAAGTACGGTTGCGACAAGCCGGATCTGCGGTTTGGAATGGAAATGATCGACGCGACGGACCTGTTCGGCGCGTGCGAATTGAAAGTATTCAGCGCCGCGGTGAAAGACGGCGGCGCGGTGAAGGTGATCAACGCGAAGGGCGTGGCGTCGCAACCGCGCAAGTTCTTCGACGACGCCGAAGCGTTTGCGAAGGGCGAAGGCGCGAAGGGGCTTGCGTGGATCGCATTGCGCGACGGCGAGATGAAAGGTCCGATCGTCAAGTTCCTGAGCGAATCCGAGCGCGCCGCATTGATCGAGCGGACCGGTGCGCAAGAAGGTGACGCGTTGTTCTTCGGCGCCGGCGCGCGCGACGTGACGAATGCGCTGCTGGGCAAGGTTCGCGTATATCTCGCGAACCAGCTTGGTTTGATCGACAAGAATCTCGCGGCATTCTGCTGGATCGTCGACTTCCCGATGTTCGAGTGGAACGAGGAAGAAAAGAAGATCGATTTCTCGCACAACCCATTCTCAATGCCGCAGGGCGGGCTGGAAGCGCTGGAGACGAAGGACCCGCTGGACATCCTGGCCTATCAGTACGATGTGGTGTGCAACGGGATCGAGTTGTCGTCGGGCGCTATTCGTAACCATCGGCCCGAGGTGATGATGAAGGCGTTCCAAATCGCCGGCTATCCGGAGGACGTGGTGAAATCGAAGTTCCCCGCCTTGTGGAAGGCTTTCCACTACGGGGCACCTCCTCACGGAGGCATCGCGCCCGGATTTGACCGCATCGTGATGTTGCTGGCCGACGAACCAAACATCCGCGAAGTGATCGCGTTCCCGCTGAACCAAAAGGCGCAGGATCTGCTGATGGGCGCGCCAAACCAAGTGACGCAGAAACAGCTCAACGAACTGTCGCTGCAGATTAAACAGCCGCCCCAGAAGTAATACCCATATTTGCATCTTCTTGTAGCGCCCGCCTTCCACGGCGGGCGTCTTCATTGCTGCATGAGCGGCATGTTGCGAGGTCTCGCATGAAACGGCTACTTCAGGCATTGGGACTCAAGCGGCGGCATTCGGTGATGCCGGATGCGGCTCGCTGGAAAGTGGTCGTACGCAGTTCGCTGGATAGAGCGCGGCAACCTTGCTTGTTCATCCCCGCCGCATCGACCGAGCCGCGGCCGCTGCTGGTGTACTTGCATCCGTGGCGACACGGATACGATTTCGATTCACGGCCATGGCAAGCCGAGGCTGCGCGACGACTCTGGCATTTCATCGCGCCGCATTTCCGAGGTCCGAACCGTCATGCGAAGGCGTGCGCCTCGCGGTATGCGCGGCAGGATGTGTTGGATGCCGTCGCGTATGCGCAGAAGGCGACGCACGTAGATGCGGCGCGCATCTACCTGGGCGGCGTGTCGGGCGGCGGACACATGACGCTGGTGATGGCAGCGGAAACGCCTCATCTGTGGGCGGCAGCATCGGCGTGGTGTCCGATTTCGGACCTGGCGGAGTTCTATCGCGAAAGCGCGGCGCGCGGGGCGAAGATCCATCGTCATATTCGACGCATTGTGGGTGGCATGCCCGGGGAATCGCGCAAAGTGGATGAAGCGCTGCGCTATCGCTCACCGGTGTATCACCTGGCGGGCGCGGCGGATGTGCCGCTGGACATCAATCACGGCATACACGACGGTCAACCGAAGGGTGTCGGGATTCAGCACAGTGTGTGGGCGTTCAACACGCTCGCATCGAATGTGGGCGCGGAGATCGTAGCAGACGACGCGTTGGCTGCTTTGAGGCGCGGCGAATCGATCGATGGTGTGGAAGACGCGTCGTACGGACGCGCAATCCACTTGCGGCGCTGCGCGGGGTGCGCACGACTGACGATCTTCGATGGCGGCCATGAAGATTTGCCGGGCGCTGCGTGCGAGTGGCTGGCGGCGCATGCCAGGAAAGATTTGCACTGAGACTATTTCGCGGCGAACAGATGCCGCATCGCGTGTGTAACGGCGGGCATTGCGGCGTTGTAGTGTAGGCAAGGTGTTGATGTGGAGGTTGCGGGCATCAGGGCCTTGTTAGATAGCCGTAGGAAGTACGAACCGAGCACAGAGGTCGGTTACGGGTTTCCTCTGTTGACCGATAGACTGCAATTTGTGTCGGCGCGATTGAGTGC of the Candidatus Hydrogenedentota bacterium genome contains:
- the aspS gene encoding aspartate--tRNA ligase; the encoded protein is MHPFRTQTCGELRPSDVGKEVRLAGWVHRKRDHGGVIFIDLRDHYGLTQVVVNPEQGFFADAEQVRQESVIIVTGTVVARTPETVNSNLATGAIEVVASGFHVESLAEPTPFPVNQELEYPEETRLSYRFLDLRRERLHANILLRSKTAQLVRAHLTERGFTEYHTPILTSSSPEGARDYLVPSRVYPGQFYALPQAPQQFKQLLMISGFDKYFQIAPCFRDEDSRADRSPGEFYQIDIEMSFITQDDLFKEIEMLLGRIFGELSNKRILANPFPRIAYRDSMEKYGCDKPDLRFGMEMIDATDLFGACELKVFSAAVKDGGAVKVINAKGVASQPRKFFDDAEAFAKGEGAKGLAWIALRDGEMKGPIVKFLSESERAALIERTGAQEGDALFFGAGARDVTNALLGKVRVYLANQLGLIDKNLAAFCWIVDFPMFEWNEEEKKIDFSHNPFSMPQGGLEALETKDPLDILAYQYDVVCNGIELSSGAIRNHRPEVMMKAFQIAGYPEDVVKSKFPALWKAFHYGAPPHGGIAPGFDRIVMLLADEPNIREVIAFPLNQKAQDLLMGAPNQVTQKQLNELSLQIKQPPQK
- a CDS encoding prolyl oligopeptidase family serine peptidase, with product MKRLLQALGLKRRHSVMPDAARWKVVVRSSLDRARQPCLFIPAASTEPRPLLVYLHPWRHGYDFDSRPWQAEAARRLWHFIAPHFRGPNRHAKACASRYARQDVLDAVAYAQKATHVDAARIYLGGVSGGGHMTLVMAAETPHLWAAASAWCPISDLAEFYRESAARGAKIHRHIRRIVGGMPGESRKVDEALRYRSPVYHLAGAADVPLDINHGIHDGQPKGVGIQHSVWAFNTLASNVGAEIVADDALAALRRGESIDGVEDASYGRAIHLRRCAGCARLTIFDGGHEDLPGAACEWLAAHARKDLH
- a CDS encoding OmpA family protein — its product is MKHLTIAVVAVMLLAGSAAASTCGPKVWDDMSWWCHTGATPEAVPDTGAAICDKGPRSGYWWWPKEAASNNNDEELWGNRGVVYNMCQATPPPPPPPPPPPPPPPPVKREKTLFNNVLFDFDKAVLKPEGKVEVDKVIAELKKYPNDTIAITGHTCDLGSDAYNQGLGQRRADAVKKYMVENGIAEARITSTSLGETKPAVANDSAANRKLNRRAEFDITMKD